Proteins encoded together in one uncultured Sphaerochaeta sp. window:
- a CDS encoding ABC transporter ATP-binding protein: MEEKKDLLLSIENLNFSFDTQRGVVNAVRDLSLTIRKGETLSLVGESGCGKSVTAHSINQLNPMPPGKVDSGSIIFRGQDLLKLKKGEIEKLRGTQISMIFQEPMTALNPVFTVGSQIADVFMTHQGISKAEALERTIDLFKLVKIPAPERRVHSYPHQLSGGMRQRAMIAMALASPEPGLMIADEPTTALDVTIQAQILDLLNDLKKEIGMSILLITHDMGVVAEMADRVVVMYAGRKVEESDVFSIFEDPRHPYTLGLLNSLPSNPKYKGAERLEAIAGTVPDMRSIGAGCPFENRCAYATEICGKAFPQETVLNESHSVWCHNYQNVQEG; the protein is encoded by the coding sequence ATGGAAGAGAAGAAAGACCTGTTGTTGTCCATAGAGAACCTCAACTTTTCATTCGATACCCAACGCGGTGTCGTGAATGCTGTTCGTGACCTTTCCCTTACTATCCGTAAGGGAGAGACCCTGTCTTTGGTTGGGGAATCGGGTTGCGGAAAATCTGTAACAGCACATTCGATCAACCAACTTAATCCAATGCCACCAGGAAAAGTAGATAGTGGATCTATCATATTTCGTGGGCAGGATCTGCTGAAACTGAAAAAAGGTGAGATTGAAAAACTGCGGGGTACGCAGATTTCCATGATATTCCAAGAACCAATGACAGCACTGAATCCAGTATTCACTGTTGGCTCCCAGATTGCTGATGTATTCATGACTCATCAGGGGATAAGCAAGGCAGAAGCACTTGAGAGGACGATTGATTTGTTCAAGCTGGTGAAAATACCTGCTCCAGAGCGTCGTGTACATAGTTACCCTCACCAGTTGTCAGGTGGTATGCGCCAGCGTGCCATGATTGCAATGGCCTTGGCGTCTCCTGAGCCTGGCCTTATGATTGCTGATGAGCCTACAACTGCGCTGGATGTTACCATCCAAGCCCAGATTCTCGATTTGTTAAATGACTTGAAGAAAGAGATTGGTATGTCGATTCTTCTTATCACCCATGATATGGGTGTTGTAGCGGAAATGGCAGATCGTGTTGTTGTGATGTATGCAGGCAGAAAAGTTGAGGAGTCCGATGTATTCTCAATTTTTGAAGATCCAAGGCATCCCTATACATTGGGATTGCTTAACTCTTTGCCTTCCAATCCCAAATACAAGGGAGCAGAACGGCTGGAGGCGATTGCCGGTACCGTTCCTGATATGCGAAGTATTGGAGCAGGTTGTCCATTTGAGAACAGATGTGCCTATGCAACAGAAATTTGTGGCAAAGCGTTTCCCCAGGAAACTGTCTTGAACGAATCCCATTCGGTATGGTGTCACAACTATCAGAACGTACAGGAGGGATAA
- a CDS encoding oligopeptide/dipeptide ABC transporter ATP-binding protein, with protein sequence MSETKIIEVKDLKKYFTIKREGADDTKSILKAVDGVSLDVYEGEILGVVGESGCGKSTLGKTIMRLHDKTSGEVLYRGKDLFAKDHAAMKDMTLNMQMIFQDPYSSLNPRKKVSQIIGQPLDIHKIGTKEERLDRVAELMDEVGLNPKFRTRYPHQFSGGQRQRIGIARALALNPEFIVCDEAVSALDVSVQAQILNLLLDLQKKYGFTYLFIAHDLSVVEFIATRILVMYLGRIVEIADKNELVGNHVHPYTQALFNAFPATDPRARETKKRIVMGDVPSPINPPEGCHFHPRCPYAVEKCRREYPPLKEVSPGHSAACWVVQNDTK encoded by the coding sequence ATGAGTGAAACAAAGATCATTGAAGTAAAAGATCTTAAAAAATACTTCACGATTAAGCGTGAAGGTGCCGATGATACTAAATCAATACTGAAGGCTGTTGATGGTGTTTCTCTCGATGTGTACGAGGGAGAGATCCTCGGGGTTGTCGGAGAGTCGGGTTGTGGAAAGTCCACACTGGGCAAGACCATCATGAGATTACATGACAAGACCTCAGGTGAAGTCCTCTATCGTGGTAAGGACCTGTTTGCAAAAGATCATGCAGCAATGAAGGACATGACGCTGAATATGCAGATGATCTTTCAGGACCCCTATTCATCGTTGAACCCACGAAAAAAGGTGTCGCAGATCATTGGTCAACCACTCGATATCCATAAGATTGGGACAAAAGAAGAGAGATTGGATCGTGTTGCAGAATTGATGGATGAGGTAGGGCTGAATCCAAAGTTTCGCACACGATACCCTCATCAGTTCTCTGGAGGGCAAAGGCAAAGGATTGGTATTGCTCGAGCATTGGCTCTCAACCCAGAGTTCATAGTATGTGATGAAGCAGTTTCGGCATTGGATGTATCAGTCCAAGCGCAGATCCTCAACCTGTTACTTGATCTACAAAAGAAATATGGATTTACCTATTTGTTTATTGCTCATGACCTATCAGTCGTTGAGTTTATTGCTACAAGAATCCTCGTGATGTATTTGGGAAGAATTGTGGAAATTGCCGACAAGAATGAACTTGTAGGCAACCATGTGCATCCCTATACACAAGCTTTGTTCAATGCATTTCCTGCAACTGACCCAAGGGCACGGGAGACAAAGAAACGGATTGTTATGGGAGATGTTCCTTCTCCCATCAATCCACCTGAAGGATGCCACTTCCATCCCCGGTGTCCTTACGCAGTAGAAAAGTGTCGAAGGGAATACCCACCATTGAAGGAAGTATCACCCGGACATTCTGCAGCTTGTTGGGTAGTGCAGAACGATACCAAGTAA
- a CDS encoding glycoside hydrolase family 28 protein, producing MNKEYTLADFGAIGDGQFDNSEVFKRAFESLQKGGLLRIEAGEYLSGPIHITATNLVVEFETGATIRFIADENRYRPFYSRWEGVNCYCMHPCLLINESDGLIFRGKGVLDGSGPWWWATAQQKRNTQKGPVSAIETELAKLNPGYERQSGGGGGRQSQFLRPPLVQIRESNNVKIEGLTIQNSPFWTVHPLYSTNIILKDLSVINPPDAPNTDGIDVDSCSFVTIKNCLIDVGDDGIALKSGSGKDGVAVNRKTSDILVEGCTVRHAHGGAVIGSETAAGIHDVVVRSCFFDGTDRGIRIKTRRGRGGHISDLHFQDIRMDNNLCPLTVNMYYRCGSLDAEDFSLERKPVTPTTPHIEHITIEGCTSSNNRSSAAFIVGLPESPIRDLVISGCTFTVANDHLEPVSESEMYEGLPTTEERGIRLRNVSLTTQDVMVQGVAEEYVIEEDVVLTRE from the coding sequence ATGAACAAGGAATATACGCTGGCTGATTTTGGTGCCATCGGAGACGGGCAGTTTGACAACAGCGAAGTCTTCAAACGAGCATTTGAAAGCTTGCAAAAGGGGGGGCTCTTGCGTATCGAGGCAGGAGAGTACCTGAGCGGCCCAATACACATCACTGCAACAAATCTTGTGGTGGAATTTGAAACAGGTGCAACCATACGCTTTATTGCCGACGAGAACCGCTACCGGCCATTCTATTCACGATGGGAAGGAGTGAACTGTTATTGTATGCATCCTTGTTTGCTGATCAATGAATCAGATGGTCTTATCTTTCGTGGGAAGGGTGTCCTCGACGGAAGTGGTCCTTGGTGGTGGGCTACCGCTCAACAGAAACGAAATACACAGAAAGGCCCTGTCTCAGCCATCGAGACTGAACTGGCCAAGTTGAACCCTGGTTATGAGAGACAGAGTGGTGGGGGAGGCGGACGGCAGAGTCAGTTCCTTCGTCCTCCTTTGGTGCAAATCAGGGAAAGTAATAATGTGAAGATCGAGGGACTGACCATACAGAACAGTCCCTTCTGGACCGTTCATCCCCTCTACAGTACAAACATCATTCTCAAGGATCTTTCTGTCATAAACCCACCGGATGCACCCAACACCGATGGGATTGATGTTGACTCTTGCTCATTTGTGACGATCAAGAATTGCTTGATCGACGTTGGAGATGATGGGATTGCCCTGAAGAGTGGAAGCGGGAAGGATGGGGTTGCCGTGAACCGGAAGACCAGCGATATCCTTGTCGAGGGATGTACCGTGAGACACGCTCATGGGGGAGCCGTTATCGGTAGTGAGACCGCTGCAGGCATCCATGATGTGGTGGTACGTTCCTGTTTCTTTGATGGTACCGATAGAGGTATCAGGATCAAGACCCGAAGAGGTCGGGGTGGGCATATATCTGACCTGCATTTCCAGGATATCAGGATGGACAACAACCTCTGTCCGCTCACGGTGAATATGTACTACCGCTGTGGTAGTCTGGATGCTGAAGATTTCTCCTTAGAGAGGAAACCGGTAACTCCTACAACACCCCATATCGAGCATATTACCATTGAAGGATGCACAAGTTCCAATAACAGATCCAGTGCTGCCTTCATTGTAGGGCTCCCTGAGTCTCCCATCCGTGATCTGGTGATATCTGGCTGTACATTCACGGTGGCAAATGACCATCTGGAACCGGTTAGTGAAAGTGAGATGTATGAAGGGCTGCCTACTACAGAGGAACGTGGTATTAGGCTACGTAATGTTTCATTGACGACCCAGGATGTAATGGTGCAAGGTGTAGCTGAAGAGTATGTCATTGAAGAGGACGTTGTTCTCACACGTGAGTAG
- a CDS encoding ABC transporter permease, producing MIKHILKRLALLIPTIFGVITLVFLMIALAPGDPARIMLGERANAEQVAQLRIELGLDKPLIQQYGLYLGRIARFDLGKSIASGQQIATEIAERFPATIELAWYAMLFATTLGIIFGVTSAIRRNTWVDYSTMGGALVGVSMPVFWLGLVLIMVFSVWLDLLPTGGRMNIRYYFTPITNFYVLDGIIMWIREGTPKYLGSAIQHLILPTIALGTIPLAIIARTTRSSMLEVMQQDYIKTSRSAGIKEKRVIYRYALRNALLPVITVIGLQFGLLLSGAILTETVFSWPGIGRWIYVAIGARDYPAVQGGIIFISTFFVLINLVVDILYSVVNPKIRLQ from the coding sequence ATGATCAAACATATTTTAAAGCGATTGGCCTTGTTGATTCCAACTATATTTGGTGTCATCACCCTCGTGTTTCTCATGATAGCTCTAGCTCCTGGTGATCCTGCGCGCATAATGCTGGGCGAACGGGCGAATGCAGAGCAGGTCGCACAGTTGCGTATAGAACTTGGGTTGGACAAGCCCTTGATCCAGCAGTATGGTCTTTATCTAGGGCGTATTGCTAGGTTCGATCTTGGTAAATCAATTGCCTCAGGGCAACAAATTGCGACAGAAATTGCAGAGCGATTTCCAGCGACGATTGAGCTAGCTTGGTATGCGATGTTGTTTGCTACTACATTAGGTATTATATTTGGGGTTACTTCAGCCATACGGCGTAATACATGGGTAGACTATTCAACGATGGGGGGCGCATTGGTTGGGGTTTCCATGCCTGTATTTTGGCTAGGCCTAGTCCTGATCATGGTTTTTTCAGTCTGGTTGGACTTGTTGCCTACAGGTGGACGGATGAATATCCGGTATTATTTCACGCCCATCACAAATTTTTATGTACTGGATGGTATCATTATGTGGATTCGGGAAGGAACCCCAAAGTATTTGGGTTCTGCTATTCAACATCTGATACTTCCAACTATTGCACTGGGAACAATTCCTCTTGCAATCATCGCAAGAACTACTCGAAGTAGTATGCTTGAAGTGATGCAGCAGGATTACATAAAGACTTCTCGTTCGGCAGGTATCAAGGAAAAGCGAGTAATATATCGTTATGCTTTGCGTAATGCCCTTTTACCGGTAATTACCGTCATTGGACTTCAGTTTGGATTATTGCTCTCTGGAGCCATTCTTACGGAGACCGTGTTCTCGTGGCCAGGTATCGGGCGTTGGATATATGTAGCCATTGGGGCTCGTGACTATCCTGCAGTGCAAGGCGGAATAATTTTTATCTCCACCTTTTTTGTCTTGATTAATCTCGTTGTAGATATCCTCTATTCCGTGGTGAATCCGAAAATTAGATTGCAGTGA
- a CDS encoding ABC transporter permease produces the protein MKKTEELEIPRIKEPTPLQETWYHLKKNKGAMIGLGIITIFVIMAIFAPLIAPQDPLVQEISERMTPMFTNGYILGSDDLGRDMLSRLIYGARISMTIGMVSVGISLFFGIIIGVTSAYYGGIFDKIVMRLIDIMLAFPYILLTIVIVSILGPSLTNAMVAIGISQVPRYARVVRASVLAEKESDYVLAEKALGAGNFELMFLTILPNCLSPTIVQATLGIGEAILSSAGLSFLGLGAQPPTPEWGLMIASSKQFLTSAWWIVTLPGIAILLAVLGFNLFGDGLRDILDPKMRN, from the coding sequence ATGAAAAAGACTGAAGAATTGGAAATACCAAGGATTAAGGAACCGACTCCCTTACAGGAGACCTGGTACCACCTCAAGAAAAACAAAGGAGCGATGATTGGGTTAGGAATCATAACAATCTTTGTTATTATGGCAATTTTTGCCCCTTTGATAGCTCCACAGGATCCACTTGTCCAAGAGATTTCTGAACGAATGACTCCAATGTTCACCAATGGATATATCTTGGGTTCTGATGATCTAGGCCGTGATATGCTCTCCCGTCTTATCTATGGTGCAAGAATCTCGATGACCATTGGTATGGTTTCTGTTGGAATTTCCCTTTTCTTTGGAATCATCATTGGGGTAACCTCTGCATATTATGGAGGGATTTTTGACAAGATTGTCATGAGACTCATCGACATCATGCTGGCATTCCCGTACATACTGCTCACCATTGTTATTGTCTCCATTCTTGGACCATCACTAACCAATGCGATGGTGGCAATAGGAATCTCTCAGGTTCCTCGCTATGCACGTGTGGTACGTGCTTCTGTGTTGGCTGAAAAAGAGAGTGACTATGTATTGGCAGAGAAGGCCTTGGGAGCTGGGAACTTTGAATTGATGTTCCTTACGATTCTCCCTAACTGCCTTTCCCCCACAATTGTCCAGGCTACACTGGGAATAGGTGAAGCAATTCTTAGCTCGGCAGGTCTCTCGTTCTTAGGATTGGGAGCACAGCCACCCACACCTGAATGGGGATTGATGATTGCTAGTTCCAAACAATTTTTGACAAGCGCATGGTGGATTGTAACATTGCCTGGTATTGCAATCCTCTTGGCTGTTTTAGGGTTCAATTTGTTTGGTGATGGTTTGCGCGATATTCTTGACCCTAAAATGAGAAACTAG
- a CDS encoding sugar phosphate isomerase/epimerase family protein yields the protein MKQLGIRAHDLGTFDTISDLASEISLYGGSIPIQLALKKVLKNAPDAEDYSEQFIISVRDALKAKGAYVGVFGSYINPVHPDKATRDAELRRFENHLKYANLLGCPLVGTETGSFRSDNSYHRETASAKVLDIFYRSIERLLEAAVKYDAIVGIEAVSKQHTISTIPRMAALMDKFDSPHLRVIYDPANLVPWIGISEADGSVMGTPSFAAQKDFFCSALDAFGDKIAAIHVKDYKLNDQGIKVGDLTVGEGVLDWKFLFGELRRRNIEVPALLEDLTVSTLKETLALLSTY from the coding sequence ATGAAACAGTTAGGAATCAGAGCTCACGATCTTGGTACATTCGATACCATCAGCGACCTTGCAAGCGAGATTTCCCTCTATGGAGGCTCAATCCCCATTCAGCTCGCATTGAAAAAAGTTCTCAAGAATGCTCCTGATGCAGAAGACTACAGTGAGCAGTTCATCATCTCCGTTCGCGATGCACTCAAGGCGAAAGGTGCATACGTAGGAGTTTTTGGGAGCTACATCAATCCCGTACACCCTGACAAGGCAACGAGGGATGCAGAGCTGCGAAGATTTGAAAACCACCTAAAATATGCCAACCTCCTTGGATGCCCTTTGGTAGGGACCGAAACCGGCTCTTTCCGCTCTGACAACTCCTACCACAGAGAGACGGCAAGTGCCAAGGTACTCGACATCTTCTACCGTAGCATTGAGAGGCTCCTTGAAGCTGCCGTTAAGTATGATGCAATCGTCGGCATCGAAGCCGTAAGCAAACAGCATACCATCAGCACCATACCAAGAATGGCAGCCTTGATGGATAAGTTCGACAGTCCCCACCTCAGAGTCATCTATGACCCGGCTAATCTCGTCCCATGGATCGGGATAAGCGAGGCAGATGGCAGTGTTATGGGCACTCCCTCTTTTGCCGCCCAGAAAGACTTCTTCTGCTCTGCCCTCGATGCATTCGGGGACAAGATTGCAGCAATCCACGTCAAGGACTACAAACTCAACGATCAAGGTATAAAGGTTGGAGATCTGACGGTAGGAGAGGGAGTTCTTGACTGGAAATTCCTATTTGGGGAACTAAGAAGGCGAAATATTGAAGTCCCTGCCCTGCTCGAAGATCTTACGGTCTCTACCTTGAAGGAAACACTTGCATTGCTCTCTACATACTGA
- a CDS encoding ABC transporter ATP-binding protein gives MEKKSVSVNLEHVTKKFKDVKGKSDVIAVNDSHFVIEPGELVTLLGPSGCGKTTTLRMIAGFELPTEGKIYIGNEEVTMLPPNKRDTATMFQSYGLFPHMTVFDNVAYGLKLRKIPHEEITKRVNETLSLVGLADYGDRAPSKLSGGQQQRVALARSLIVTPSVLLLDEPLSNLDALLREQMRVEIRKIQKELGITAVYVTHDRVEAMSLSDRVVVMKDGYIRQIGSPIDIYENPDSRFVAGFVGKAAFFPVQVKKQEANLWTCQLGEKEVAVERAATDVEVGTEAVLMARPESLRVVEKGKGKIEGKVRMNVYLGNSMEAFINTSFGEVLVQIDDPHAKKVFGEGEEVSIDFTPDRVRLLNKNEE, from the coding sequence ATGGAAAAGAAAAGCGTATCGGTAAACCTTGAGCATGTAACCAAGAAATTCAAGGATGTAAAAGGAAAGTCTGATGTCATTGCTGTCAATGATTCTCACTTCGTCATTGAACCTGGCGAGTTGGTGACCCTACTTGGTCCTTCTGGTTGTGGAAAGACCACCACACTCAGAATGATTGCAGGGTTCGAGCTTCCCACTGAGGGTAAGATCTATATTGGAAACGAGGAAGTCACCATGCTCCCCCCGAACAAACGTGACACTGCCACAATGTTCCAGAGCTATGGCCTCTTTCCTCATATGACGGTCTTCGACAACGTGGCCTATGGATTGAAACTCCGCAAGATTCCCCATGAGGAAATCACCAAGCGGGTGAATGAGACCCTCTCCTTGGTCGGACTTGCAGACTATGGGGACCGTGCACCTTCCAAGCTTTCGGGAGGTCAACAACAGCGAGTTGCGCTCGCACGTAGCCTTATTGTCACCCCATCAGTGTTGTTGCTTGATGAACCTTTGTCCAACCTTGATGCATTGCTTAGAGAGCAGATGCGTGTAGAAATACGCAAAATCCAGAAGGAATTGGGGATAACCGCTGTCTATGTTACCCACGACCGAGTCGAGGCCATGAGCCTCTCAGACCGTGTAGTAGTCATGAAGGACGGATATATCCGCCAGATTGGATCCCCGATAGATATCTATGAAAATCCTGACTCACGCTTTGTCGCTGGTTTTGTCGGTAAGGCTGCCTTCTTCCCTGTTCAGGTAAAGAAACAGGAAGCAAACCTTTGGACCTGCCAGCTTGGAGAGAAAGAGGTTGCGGTAGAGCGTGCTGCAACCGATGTAGAGGTAGGAACTGAAGCGGTGCTTATGGCTCGTCCTGAATCACTGCGTGTTGTGGAGAAGGGAAAGGGCAAGATTGAAGGCAAGGTCAGGATGAATGTCTATCTCGGAAACAGCATGGAAGCATTCATCAACACCTCCTTCGGAGAAGTCCTGGTGCAGATTGACGACCCTCATGCAAAGAAGGTGTTTGGGGAAGGAGAAGAGGTCTCAATTGACTTCACTCCCGATCGTGTCAGATTGCTTAACAAGAACGAAGAGTAA
- a CDS encoding ABC transporter substrate-binding protein encodes MKKTIVMLCALMLLVPVVLFAAGAKEAAPASADDSKMGGVLVFGRSGDSVSLDPGRETDGESFYATTAVFDTLVEFVPGQTAVQPALATSWDISDDGLQYTFHLREGVMFHDGTPFNADAVVFSFERQFQEDHPYYDLGPWKYWGYMDMDNIVKEVVAVDDYTVQFNLKKVEAPFIANLAMDFASIVSPTAVAKYGEDFKNNPVGTGAFKFVSWTKDSDIVFDRNANYWGGPVYLDRLILKVIPDATSRWLALQKGEVDLIDFPSNDDIPAMRSTANIQLIQQAGLNVGYLALNTEKKPFDNKLVRQAMNYAIDQQEIVDGVYGEAGQVAKNPIPPGMWSYNDDIEDYGYNPEKAKELLAQAGYPNGFEMELWAMPVARPYNPDARKVAEIMQAQLVKVGIDAEIVSYEWGTYLDKTDMGEHQSAMLGWTGDNGDPDNFLWVLLSEPAAQLPAGNIALWKNKEFTDLCAQAKVTTDQAERDRLYRAAQEVFHEEAPWVPIAHSVVTVPAMDYVNDFVLYPTGKRVFKHVWLDK; translated from the coding sequence ATGAAAAAAACTATTGTAATGTTATGTGCTCTGATGCTTCTTGTCCCCGTTGTGTTGTTCGCAGCAGGCGCAAAAGAGGCAGCACCGGCAAGTGCCGATGATTCAAAGATGGGCGGAGTTCTTGTCTTTGGTCGTTCCGGTGATTCGGTCAGTCTCGACCCAGGCCGTGAAACAGACGGTGAATCATTCTATGCCACTACTGCAGTATTTGACACACTCGTTGAGTTTGTTCCTGGGCAGACCGCTGTTCAGCCTGCATTGGCAACAAGCTGGGATATTTCAGACGATGGTCTGCAATACACCTTCCATCTTCGTGAAGGCGTAATGTTCCATGATGGAACACCGTTCAATGCAGATGCAGTTGTATTCTCCTTTGAACGCCAGTTCCAGGAAGACCATCCTTACTACGATCTTGGACCGTGGAAGTATTGGGGCTATATGGATATGGACAATATCGTGAAAGAGGTCGTCGCTGTTGATGACTACACGGTACAGTTCAATCTGAAGAAGGTTGAAGCTCCTTTCATTGCCAACTTGGCTATGGATTTTGCATCAATCGTCTCTCCAACCGCAGTTGCCAAGTACGGGGAAGACTTCAAGAATAACCCAGTAGGAACTGGTGCATTCAAGTTTGTCTCATGGACAAAGGATTCTGACATCGTATTTGATAGAAATGCTAATTATTGGGGTGGCCCTGTATATCTTGACCGCTTGATCCTCAAGGTTATTCCCGATGCAACCTCACGTTGGTTGGCATTGCAGAAGGGAGAGGTTGACCTGATTGACTTCCCCTCCAATGATGATATTCCTGCCATGCGTTCGACCGCAAACATTCAACTTATCCAGCAGGCTGGTTTGAATGTTGGTTACCTTGCATTGAACACCGAGAAGAAACCATTTGACAACAAACTGGTTCGTCAGGCTATGAACTATGCTATTGACCAGCAGGAAATTGTTGATGGTGTGTATGGTGAAGCCGGACAAGTTGCAAAGAACCCAATTCCTCCTGGGATGTGGTCCTACAACGATGATATCGAAGACTACGGTTACAATCCTGAGAAGGCAAAAGAATTGCTGGCTCAAGCAGGATACCCGAATGGATTCGAAATGGAGCTTTGGGCAATGCCTGTTGCACGTCCTTACAACCCAGATGCCCGCAAGGTAGCAGAAATCATGCAAGCCCAGCTGGTCAAGGTTGGTATTGATGCTGAGATTGTCTCCTATGAATGGGGCACCTATCTCGACAAGACTGATATGGGCGAGCACCAGAGTGCAATGCTCGGTTGGACTGGTGACAATGGTGATCCAGACAACTTCCTCTGGGTTCTTCTCTCCGAACCTGCTGCACAGCTTCCAGCTGGTAATATTGCCCTTTGGAAGAACAAAGAGTTCACAGATCTTTGTGCACAGGCAAAGGTTACCACCGATCAGGCAGAGCGTGACAGATTGTATCGTGCTGCTCAGGAAGTCTTCCACGAGGAAGCTCCTTGGGTACCGATTGCCCACTCTGTTGTAACTGTTCCAGCAATGGATTATGTGAACGATTTCGTGTTGTATCCTACCGGAAAGCGCGTATTCAAACATGTCTGGTTGGATAAATAA